The sequence ATGTGGTTGAGGTGAAGGATGGGTACGCGCGAAATTTTTTGCTGCCGCGCTCGGTGGCGTTGATTGCAAATGAGCGCAATATGGCGGTGTACGAGAAGGTGCGCCAGCAACGCGAAGCCCAACAGGCTCGTGAAACGCGCGATGCCGAGTCTCTGGCAGAGTCTCTGAAAGAGGTTTCGTGCAATGTGGCAGTCAGGGCAGGCGAAGAGGATCGCATTTTTGGGTCGGTGACGGCACAGCAAATAGCAGTTGCGCTCAGCGACCTGGGGTTCGATGTTGATCGCCGGGACATCGTGCTCGAAGAGCCAATTCGAGCACTGGGGGTCTATGATGTGCCCATTCGGCTTTATGCAGGG comes from Gemmatimonadota bacterium and encodes:
- the rplI gene encoding 50S ribosomal protein L9, with the protein product MKIILTADVDSLGNAGDVVEVKDGYARNFLLPRSVALIANERNMAVYEKVRQQREAQQARETRDAESLAESLKEVSCNVAVRAGEEDRIFGSVTAQQIAVALSDLGFDVDRRDIVLEEPIRALGVYDVPIRLYAGVVVSVKVWVVRE